TTTGAGCTCACAATAGCTATCAGTGTCCAGCTTTGTGTGAGCCTCCCACGCTCTCCACTGAAAGGTAACTAgctgtacacacatacaatttGGCAAGGATGCTTAATTTAACTTGGTCAGTTCAGAATAAATGAAGCAGAAGCCACTCTGACTGCTAGGGAATTCTCCTGTCGGCCAGCCAAGCTTATTAGAACGATCGAGAAAGACATCCATCACTAAAAATTTTTAACTCAGCCTCCATTGCCCTCAAAATGATTGTGTGCACATAGCACATGTTTGTGGGTGCGTACATTTGCGTGGATATACATTATTAGTAATTATTTGCAATATGAAAGGCTCGTACGATGGACTGTGTAAAGTATAGGCATTTTTAAATTGTCTGAATAACCCAAACCCCTACTGTTGAGGCTACAAGGTCCACATGCTTGCCTTGTAGCGAACAATGGAGGGGGGGCCACTCTCTGAAATCCGATGAGcgtggaaaaagaaaaggaggaaaaaacagCCAAGCATCTAGGCCTGACTATGCTCCACGTAAAGCAAGCATGATGTGTTTGGTTCAAAGCAGGCTTCTGATAAATTCCCCATTATATGACATAAATTATGCTAGTGTGATTTGCTCTTTCTGATTATATTCATACCAGGGTTCATAAATGAATAGCCACGTTCCTTGCCCCGTGTACTGGACATTGAGCCAGATTCGGTTATCTCAGCAGTTGACGGAGTTCTAGTGGCCAAAGAAAGGCAAACATATCTTATATTTCCCTATGCAGAGAATGATCTTATCTCACAACCCTAAAAGCCTATTATTCCAAATGCAGATAGGTATTGCAGGGTTCCCTTGATAAGACAGAAAAGCAATGACTATTACTTTCCATTGTAATGCTAAGAATTCAAATCAACACTACGTACTTCATATCCAGAGGATGGAGAACTTTACAAAATGAGGTGAAAAGGGctatttaaaattgaaatagcTTGACTAAGTGCTGCATTAAAAGATCAttccaacagacagacagctcaTATGCCTCTATCATACCGCCATTTTCTAAAACTCCATTACTgaatttcatctttttttgttccCCTTGTCAGACTCCTTCATTCCAGAAGTTAGTAGAGGTCACATCTGGTGCTTTTTCCCCAGACTCTAATCTacaactaatgtaatactggaCTAAGGGGCCGTGTTTAGATGGAACAGAAGGAAGGGGGGGCGTTATTATTAGACAGAATCTCAGGAGTTGTAATCGAGTTTCAAGCCTCTCAATTCCCTAATCTTCTCCTTGTCGTGAGCTACAACTGTTAAATGTCTGGGCCCCTTGTTCCTAATTTACctttacatgttttacagcaaaCAGTGGCTGCCAGTAGGTCAGATGAATGGTTACATATCAGGACACAAAGCTATTGTGTTGTAAAAGGAAACGTAACATTTTCTTTGGCAAAGGAAATTCTATTTTTACAAACAGAAACAGCATTCATAAGAGGATGGGCTTAACAGGTCACAGAGAGGAGCTGGGAGTGACAGAGATGGATGCAACAGCCATCCTCTTCTCCATACAAAGTACATATCGTTTGTAATGGGTGCTTTTTAACAATGCAAGTAATTCAGTAAGTACTAACTGGATCCGTTTTTCCTCTAACGGGTGGAATCTGGACTAGCCTTGTTTTCAAACTAGCACAGACTGCATTAGTTCTCTTAAGAAATACCAAAAGTGAACTAGACTGAGAAGGGCATAGGGACTCCACCCTTAGCCATTGTGTTGGGGTCTGGATCACTGCTGTCTTTTGTATGCATAGCTTCTTTATTGTAAcaccactggaaaaaaaacatggttctTTTAGAGTAACGGGCCGTAAAAGGTCAACCAGCTAAATCATAGGCTAGAAGAAAGAGGTATTTCTAAATAAGAATTCGCAATGTAAGCAAGGTCAGAGTTCAATATCAAACACATTCCTAAACTTAATTAGATTTCCTCAGCATCAACATCTAGTTAACTTAAGGTTTCATACTAAAATCAGTACCTGAAATGTACAGGGGTGTAGTGAATGATATATTCagaaacattttacaaataagTTACAATTAACACAAACATGCGAAGAAAATGTCTTATCAACCTTTAAAGATTACTCTGTCGTTGCCTGAACAtccaaaacaatgttttgtacTGACTGAATGTGGGCATTAAACATGTTTGTGTCTGGTTATTTTTCAGAGCACCATCCCAGGTGTGAGGAGGGCACAGTATGAGTCAAGCTGCAGATGCGTGAGGGAGGCTGAGCCCAGAAGGATAAGCACCTTGCCCTGTTTTGCTCCTTAGAGGAAAGGAGAACATTGGTTATCTGCTCCAGGAAAAGGGACCAGAGCCCCGGATTAATGTGTATAAAGGCTCGACAAGGAAGCAGAGGATTCTGGGTTACCCAAAGACCTGGAGTACACAAGTGAACAGGCCTGTGTTGAGCCTGTGGCACAGGGGATTGACATGGCTCAGACCAGCTTTGTGTCAACTCATCATGCCTGTTGGGCTTGATTGCAGAAAGGAGCCTTTGCTAAAGCTCACCCTGTCTTACACGCGGAACACATTACAACACCCAAAAATCTAATTTGCAGTTATGGCTGTTGAGATCAACACCCATTAGGATTTTTAATATTACCTGAGAGCGCACGTTTTGCCAGTGAGAGGGGATGCTTTTTCTACAGGCTTATCTGCCATGGTAAAGGCATTGAAAGCATGAGCCTCTGACTACACAGAGGAGGTCATCGTCCAAACAAGGATCAGCTCAGCAAACACTGACCAGGTCAGGATATCACCAGAAAACCCTTGGACAAACTTTTCCTTTCAGAAAGGATAAGAGCACATTCAAGAGGAAATCTTGATTGGATTTTTGGTGGCTGGAAAGGATTTACCACTTCGTATAAATCAGGTACAACAAATACGGATGGCTTTGCTTCTTTCCACTTCACTGACCAGAACACAATTTCTAATGAGACATGCAGGAAGAGAGGCCATGGCAGGAATGCATAATTAAAGCAATAAATCAGTATTAGCCTAATTAAAAGGGAACTACACATCgatagggaaaaaaagagacaaccaGTTGGCACCTTCTGGCAACCAGTAGTAAGTTTATCAATTGTGGCACTGAatatctttgtttatttaattagatacattttaaatataccACAATTACACTGAAGAGCATTAGCATAGTGCTGTGGAAGAACAAATGAAGATCACAAATATCATCTTGTAACCTCATAAAATTACCTGTTGCTTTTGGATCTTAACGTACTATAAACTTTTATCAAACTTATTTTCAGTGAGGAGAGATATTTTTTCCCTACCCTGTAAGAAGGCAGTTAAACCACAGAATTTGAATGGTGAAAAGCATGGCTAAAAATCTAACTTAAGAGTGTGTTAGTTCCACAACAGTGCATCAACAAAGCCTGACTTTGTTCACTCTCGTGGTCTGTAGCGATGAAAGGCAGCCTTGAGATAcagaaatgtgtaaaacaaCTAGGGGATgcaattacatttcacaagtcAGGGCCAAAAAGCAGCGACACAGAGATTCAATTCACAAAGCTCAGAAGTTGGAACATTTCTTAAAAAGCAGTTCTATTTCTATTGCAGGTTACAAACTTCTAATTCTAGAAATCTATTAGATGATGTAGAAAGCCGGCTCTGAAGAAACCAGTtaattgtagaaaaaaaaaaactgttgaactttatttttactgtcTGGCAAACCCAATGATCAATTCATATAAATGAGGATTTTAAACGGATTCTTTCAGCAGTTATTTCATCTAAAAAGTGCTGCAGGCAGCATTTCAAAACACCCAGCAATTACAAGAACAGGAATTTGGCTCTCCTTTAAAAGGCCTTGTGCATTTAATGTACCCTTGTGTCTTCTCCCCAGGGGATTCTTGAGTGATTAGACTGCCAGCCAACACAGCTTCAAGATGGTGCGTCAATGCAAGGCCTTTATCCTTTCCCTCATCAGGGTTGGGCTGCTGCTGGGTCTTGCTAACCCCCTGGTGACCTCTGCCTCGTGTCCCTCAGCCTGCCGCTGTGATGGGACCTTCATCTACTGTAATGACCGTGGCCTGACTTCCATTCCTACTGGCATGCCCCAGGATGCTACGGTGCTCTTTCTGCAAAACAATCGCATCAAGAGTTCGGGCATTCCTGCAGAGCTCCGCAGACTGTCAAATGTGGAAAAGATCTACCTTTACTGCAACAATCTGGATGAGTTCCCTACTAACCTTCCTCTTGGGCTGAAAGAGCTTCACCTTCAGGAGAACAATGTTCGGATGATTACCCATGCCTCTTTAGCTCAAATTCCCTACATTGAGGAACTACACCTGGATGATAACTCGGTATCTGCAGTCAGCATAGAGGAGGGGGCCTTCAGGGACAGTACCCACCTCAGACTGCTTTTTCTCTCCAGAAACCACCTAAGTACCATCCCTTCAGGCCTACCCATGAGCATTGAGGAGTTGCGCTTTGATGACAACCGCATCTCCTCCATCTCAGAGCAGTCGCTGCAAGATCTCATCAACCTGAAGCGACTAATCCTGGATGGTAACCTGCTCAACAACCGTGGGATAGGGGAGATGGCTCTCATCAACCTGATCAACCTGACTGAGCTCTCGCTAGTGAGAAACTCCTTGACATCGCCGCCAGCCAACTTGCCAGGAAACAGTTTGGAGAAGCTGCAGCTACAAGATAATCACATTAATCGGGTCCCGCCTGGGGCTTTTGCCTTCCTTAGGCAGCTGTATCGCTTGGACCTGTCTGGCAACAACCTGAGCAGCCTCCCACAGGGTGTATTTGAAGATCTGGACAATCTCACACAGCTCCTGCTACGCAACAACCCCTGGCAATGCACTTGCAGGATGATGTGGGTGCGTGACTGGCTGCGGACGTTGCCGTCAAAGGTGAATGTACGTGGCTTCATGTGCCAGGGTCCAGATAAAGTCAAAGGCATGGCAATTAAAGACCTAACTACAGACATGTTTGACTGCACAGGTTCGGAACTCCCCACGTATGAGACAAGCACAGTCTCCAACACTTTACCCCCCACACAGCCCCAGTGGCCCTCGTTTGTGACTAAAAGGCCTGTAGTAAAAGGGCCAGACTTTGGTAAGAATTACCACAGCACTACCACCTCTTCGGGCAGAAAGATCATCACCATCAGTGTAAAGTCAACTAGTGCAGATGCAATACACATATCATGGAGAGTGTCGCAGCCCATGACTGCGCTACGGCTCAGCTGGCTAAAGCTGGGACACAGCCCCGCCTTTGGCTCCATCACTGAGACCATTGTGCAGGGGGAGAGGAAGGAGTACCTGCTCACGGCACTGGAGCCAGAGTCTTCCTATAGGATATGCATGGTTCCCATGGAGACCAGCAATATTTACCTGTCAGATGAGACCCCTGTTTGCATCGAGACAGAGACTGGTTCTCACAAATCATACAACCCAACTACAACATTAAACAGAGAGCAGGAGAAAGAGCCTTACAAAAATTCCAGTCTGCCTTTGGCTGCTATCATTGGAGGGGCTGTGGCTCTTTTGGCAATAATCATGCTGGCGCTGGTGTGTTGGTATGTCCACAGGAACGGTTCACTTTTTTCCAGGAACTGCACCTACAACAAAGGCCGTCGGAGAAAGGATGACTATGCTGAGGCTGGCACTAAGAAGGACAACTCCATCCTAGAAATACGAGAGACATCTTTTCAAATGATACCTATAAATAACCTGCCTGTGTCCAAGGAGGAGTTTGTGATACACACAATTTTCCCGCCTAATGGCCTGACTTTATACAAAAGCCCACATAACGAGAACAGTATTAACAACAGGAGCTACAGAGACAGTGGAATACCAGATTCAGACCATTCCCATTCATGATATTGCGCATGGCCATTCATGATGAGTGTGTGACATAAAGAGTGGCAAGACTTTTACAAAACACTGGATCTATAAGACTAAGGAAGCAATGTTCTGTACATTTGccatataatttatatttaaggACATTTTATGAAGACGAAGAACGTTCCAGTTGCATCACTGAACCATCAGTGGGTATTGTGACTAACTGCAATTCTATATTTTAGGAATTTGTAGTAATTTGTACTGTATTTCCTTTGCTTAAGGTTATCGACCAACTAAAAGAAACTTTGTGTTCTACTGAGATATGATGACTTGTCAACTGTGAAAGTGGGTTTTCATTGCTGTGTTAAACAATCAGACCTTAGAAAACCTTGTAGTATAAGCACAGGTCATTCTTTTAACTTTGTGgctgtctgaaaaacaaaaagacaaaaaataacatgaagTAAACTAAGGCACAGCTGATTGAACAACTAATTTGCAAAGCAGGCATGTTGCCCTCAAAAACAATGAGCAGTCAGTAGCTGTCTCCACAGAATATGGTCTTGCTCTAGGATTCACCTGGTATGGAGTACAAATAACTAAAgatgaggtgccatgctgtatttctctgctttgttcAGTGTGTGAtttctttcctttctgtttTGCAAGAAGAGGAAACACAGCAAAGCAACCCAGGAagtgtttcagtgtttcttATAGGATTGTAGACCACAGCACAGGGCAGATAAAGCACACCGACCTTAAGGAGCTCTCTGTTCCTCAAAACAAGAAGACTGGACAGGCTGACACAGAGGACCCCCCACTATCTCTACTTGTAAAGCCAACAATGGCCCAACGACAATGGCGGCATTCTTTAGTACCATGTACCACATACGTCACTCTAGTCACCAGggccaaaaagacaaaacatgttGGTTTTCATTAGAATAATCAGTGTCAGCAACTCCTTGTTATGagtattattttgtattattttccaaATGAACACACTattatgttttcacaatttGAAGTTAACTGTTCTTAACAATTGAAAACCAAAGTGCATTGTATGCCCTTTGGCCAGTCTTGTATGTGCCTTGATCCAATGCTTATTGTATTTAGCTTTTTAAGAAACcagtgactttttttcatacacACTTGAATATGAAAAATATTGGTCATTATACAGAATAAAAGTGGCAAAACAACTGCTCTTCCTTACCTTGAGTACAACAAACCCCACTCAAATTGCTCAATCACTATTATCCTAACATGCTTTGCTTTGATTgctcaatttatttattttcccacTCGAGAGAATTATATCTTTGTACAAATGTGAACTGCcctggagtaaaaaaaaaaaaataaggctaCAGGGGGACCCGGTTTATTCATTCATATCTCAAATTACTGTCTAGGCATATATAAAAATGCTTGgagattaaataaacaaaacatcctGCATTTTTATCCTTCACAATGACGTGAACTCTGAGATCTTAGCTCATAGCCTTAAAACCACCTCACCCCTTCCAAGACATAGTGATCTCTTTAACAATAACTGAGATACTGTTCTTGAAACCCAGTTTCCCACTCAATGGGCAGTCTGCAGAGCAACATCTGCTTGAGGCTGCTGTTGTTCTTTCGTGCGGTGAAGCCATGTGTGACTTATCCGATTGGCCAGAGAGAGAAATGTCACAGTAGAGTAGAAATAGGCTGTGGAGAGATTGGACTCTGGGGTTTGATGAACCTCCCAGGCACCAGGGCAACAGAAAACTAATGACGAGGCACCATATGGAGGGTGGTAAAAGCAGACCCTGATGGGGATGCCCGTCTCTGCAGAGGACAGAGTATATATACACTGCTCCGGGCAGCACACATAATGACACGGTTGCAGCTCACCCGGCCAAGGGCCCATGAAAAGGTACAGATGGAAAAGCAGTAAAATAGCCTATTAGCCCATTTTACAAATGCAGCCAACAGACTACCTTGTGAAAGCTTGAGATTATACTCACCAGACTCAAGCACTGACCGTACTCCTACACAAAAGCACATAAGTATTCAGTGTGTATCACAAAAAATATTGCAtacccacattcacacacacccacaagcTCTTAACACAGGGAAAGCTTTAATTACAGTAAGAGGAGCAGCTAAAAGCTGCACACGCTATCCAAACCTTAAGTATACAGCAACCCTGCCTTTTACACTAAATATAAATGACAATTACTTGGAATTAAAGTAAACAGGCGGTCTACTTTTAGAAGACTGAATTGTAATAGTTTCCATATGAACGCTGTCAAtagttttttgttctttgaCTGTTCAGCCTTAGTCCTATGTTATTTGAGTAAAGAAAACTACATGAGAAAACCTTGGaatgttttaattttccttttatCGCGCTGAAGTGAGTGAAGCATCCTCAGCCAAGATAACATTTAGCACACTTTATGGTAGCCTTCTacagaaacacaacataaacaatATAATGTGCTGTGATATGTTTTAGGTAAATTAAACTATACAAAAAGACATACAGTTTTCTCATTGCTATTAAATCGGCCTAGCAAAAAATGTGTAAGCAGAGCTCTCCGCTGGTTTCACAGCATCAGCTTCTTGCTGATGAATGAGGTGGCTCCACAACTGTTAACAAATGATAAAAGTGTTCTATTGCTTGAGCAGGGTGTCCATATGTCTAGTAATTGCAACTTCCTAAAAAATTGCAAGTGTTATTTTTGAGCCAGAAAGAAATGGTGCATTGATTAGATCACTGCAATTTCTTTAGCAAGAAcagcaatctttttttttattgtatgtgttaTTGATAAGGTTTTGTGATTATATTAATTACTCCCATGGGTTTGTAGTGACTGAAGTATGCTGACAACTTTAGAGCTCTGATATTGAGCAAgccactctctttctctcacatttTCTCTCACCTGTGTGATAAATTACTAATTTAGCCAAATGGTGAAAGCAGCATGCTATTGTTGTAACTTTCACTGAAAATAACATATTAACCAGCGCAGCTTTGTGCAGTTTGGCTGACCAAAGTTTGAGGCAAAATTAATGAACCAGACTCCTGATGCCCCTGTGTGACCTCACTTATCACTCATGACCCTTGACCACTCTGTCCCTTTAAACAGTTCTTGAATCACTCATGTTCTCACTGAGGTCAGACAAGTCTTTAAACAACACAAGATGCCACATGCATTTGTCTCCTGTCTGACACATAGTCCcttattgtgttgtcttttattTAACGCAGAGATTAAAACTAATGGTGGCAGCTGCACTGTCCGCCCTAGGCTGCCGTTATTCCTATTGTAATGTACTGGTCAGGCAGCCGGTCACATTTGCATTCCTATGGATGCTTGGATCAAAACGCCCCTGGATGGCCTCACAGTTGCCAATAGCCGGGCATGGTTCTTCTCCAAGTTAGCACAGGCCATGTGATCCTATGACTGATTAAAGGTCAGACTCAGTTCAAGGATCTCAAGAGATGAAAAATGGATGCATATTAGTGCCCGCAAAACACAGCAAATCATCAGGAACTCTGAACAACCTGTAAGCACCATAAGGTTGCTCTGCTCAGGAGAGACCCCCTGGCAATTATTACAGGGCATTCTAAGCAGATGCCAGACATGATGAGCAAAAACACTACGAAGAAAAGGTCAGCTGTTTAGCTAATGGCTTAACTGCCCTCAGAACCATACAAAGGCTCACAGCATAAGGTTAAGCCAACGAGTTGATACAGGGAGGGCAAATTTGAGATCTTTCGATTTGGTTCATCAACATCATAAGGCCTGCTATGCTGTGGTGCCTTAATAAACTGTACACAATTAGAGAAATTGCTCTATTGCtttaacacaataaacacatcaacagcAGTGTGTGGGTATGTAATTCTCAAAGTGAAATACTCCTTTCACATACTACCCAATGGTCATAATGTACAGAAAAAAGTAAGTGTCTCACAAAACCAAAGCATAttgaacattttgttctttaaaaaaaaaaaaaaggttacgaCAGAATAAGATCTCCTTGTTTTTAAACTCTTGaagaaataaattattaaaattaaaaaagtgtgCTTCTTCAACACATAGACAAGTGTGCCAAAAACAACCGCACAttcataacaaaaataaaaaggggtGCACGCTGTTCCCTTTCCCTCACATCCTGTTGCACACAGCTTGCACATCAAACAGACCCAGGACTTAATAGCATCTAAATGCTGAGCGGAGTGGTGCTGAGGTCAGAagccaaaccaaaccaaagctCAGGGCCTCCCACAAAGTCTGTacttttgcctgtgtgtgtgtgtgtgtgtgtgtgtgtgtgtgtgtataacttgggataaaaacagaaaagaaacagtCACCGTTGATGCTCTGATGTGAAGTACTTAaacttactttatttttatCCTCGTTTGTATGGTTCATTCACATACATAATCAAATTACAATTATTCAAATGTCCTGTCTTTAATGCAAACATGCTTCGGAAAGTCTAGGCGTGGTCACATAGACGCATGCTAATGAGTTTTTATGATGGGAATTGTAGATTGGGGTGGGATCCTTAAAGACCTCACAAACAGACGTGTGACTGGCACTTGAATGTtcaatgtacattttgtaatgAACAAAAAGAGGGAGAAACTGACAAATTTATGAGTAAAATGTGTAATCATGAATGTTATgtaggtagtagtagtagtagtagtagtagtagcaaaTGGTTCATACATCCAATTAAAGACAGACAATCAGACTGATTTATATGCACGCAAGCAGAATAACCTAAAGCCATCACCTCACCTCCTCACAGTTGTCCCAAGACTGTCATGAGATTTAGTCGTTCTCCGTCACAAGCACGATCTGTTCTAGCCGTAAAAAAGAGCGGTGGAGCAAAAACAGTGTGTTCGGTAAGAGACGTGTCAGTGTGAGTGATGTGCTCCTGTGTGGGGGTGTTGTCCCCTCCACTCTATCTCTGACCAGCTACCCCCATCCTCCAGGCCAAGACCCTCTCCATCTCTTCCCATTACTCAGTGACCTGAAACCACGGGGCCAAAAAACCTAACCAGCTCCTCAGTCTTCTTAATGAATCCAATTTTTTGCCTGAGAGCACAAGGCGTGCCCATATATCCATCGCAACTCTAAATTATCtgacattaatacaaattaacAAGAGCCACCGCCATCAAGACTATGCCACCCCACAATAGC
This window of the Etheostoma spectabile isolate EspeVRDwgs_2016 chromosome 17, UIUC_Espe_1.0, whole genome shotgun sequence genome carries:
- the flrt3 gene encoding leucine-rich repeat transmembrane protein FLRT3, with product MVRQCKAFILSLIRVGLLLGLANPLVTSASCPSACRCDGTFIYCNDRGLTSIPTGMPQDATVLFLQNNRIKSSGIPAELRRLSNVEKIYLYCNNLDEFPTNLPLGLKELHLQENNVRMITHASLAQIPYIEELHLDDNSVSAVSIEEGAFRDSTHLRLLFLSRNHLSTIPSGLPMSIEELRFDDNRISSISEQSLQDLINLKRLILDGNLLNNRGIGEMALINLINLTELSLVRNSLTSPPANLPGNSLEKLQLQDNHINRVPPGAFAFLRQLYRLDLSGNNLSSLPQGVFEDLDNLTQLLLRNNPWQCTCRMMWVRDWLRTLPSKVNVRGFMCQGPDKVKGMAIKDLTTDMFDCTGSELPTYETSTVSNTLPPTQPQWPSFVTKRPVVKGPDFGKNYHSTTTSSGRKIITISVKSTSADAIHISWRVSQPMTALRLSWLKLGHSPAFGSITETIVQGERKEYLLTALEPESSYRICMVPMETSNIYLSDETPVCIETETGSHKSYNPTTTLNREQEKEPYKNSSLPLAAIIGGAVALLAIIMLALVCWYVHRNGSLFSRNCTYNKGRRRKDDYAEAGTKKDNSILEIRETSFQMIPINNLPVSKEEFVIHTIFPPNGLTLYKSPHNENSINNRSYRDSGIPDSDHSHS